A window of Synechococcus sp. MEDNS5 contains these coding sequences:
- the ilvN gene encoding acetolactate synthase small subunit: protein MKHTLSVLVEDESGALSRIAGLFARRGFNIDSLAVGPAEADGRSRLTMVVEGDQQTLQQMTKQLDKLVNVLQVLDLSQRPAVERELMLMKVSAPDSQRSAILELVQVFRAKVVDVADDALTLEVVGDPGKLVALERLMGPYGIQEIARTGKVALERASGVNTELLKASISGGRVPA, encoded by the coding sequence ATGAAGCACACCCTGTCGGTTCTGGTGGAAGATGAATCCGGTGCCCTCAGCCGCATTGCCGGTTTGTTCGCCCGCCGAGGCTTCAATATCGACAGCCTGGCCGTGGGCCCTGCAGAAGCGGACGGACGTTCGCGGCTGACGATGGTGGTGGAGGGCGATCAGCAGACGCTCCAGCAGATGACCAAACAGCTGGACAAGCTGGTGAATGTTCTGCAGGTGCTCGATCTTTCCCAGCGCCCCGCGGTGGAACGGGAACTGATGCTGATGAAGGTGTCGGCGCCAGACAGCCAGCGCAGTGCCATTCTCGAGCTGGTGCAGGTCTTCCGGGCCAAGGTGGTGGATGTGGCGGACGACGCGCTCACCCTGGAGGTTGTGGGCGATCCAGGAAAACTGGTCGCCTTGGAGCGACTGATGGGTCCTTACGGCATTCAGGAAATCGCGCGCACCGGCAAGGTCGCCCTGGAGCGGGCTTCCGGCGTGAACACGGAACTTCTCAAAGCCTCGATCTCAGGAGGGCGGGTTCCCGCCTGA
- a CDS encoding NAD(P)H-binding protein, whose translation MQVLVVGGTGTLGRQIARRALDQGHDVRCMVRSPRKAPFLQEWGCELTRGDLLEPASLDYALDGVDAVIDAATSRPNDPQSVYVTDWDGKLNLLRACERAGVKRFVFLSLLGAEKHRDVPLMDIKYCTEKLLQESDLDYTILQGAAFMQGVISQFAIPVLESQTVWVSGSPTPIAYMNTQDMARFAVAALDHSETVRGSFPVVGPKAWNTGEVVQLCELASGKSARVFRVPPVLMRLMEGACSFFEPAVNVAERLAFAEVTGGGGALDAPMESSYSHFGIDASEVTGLEAYIREYYDTILKRLRAMEADLDRDAKKKLPF comes from the coding sequence ATGCAGGTTCTGGTGGTTGGTGGAACGGGAACCCTGGGCAGGCAGATTGCCCGTCGAGCCCTGGATCAGGGTCACGATGTGCGCTGCATGGTGCGTTCTCCGCGCAAAGCCCCCTTTCTGCAGGAGTGGGGGTGTGAGCTCACCCGCGGTGATCTGCTCGAGCCGGCCAGCCTCGATTACGCCCTCGATGGGGTGGACGCCGTGATTGATGCGGCCACCAGCCGCCCCAACGATCCCCAGAGCGTTTATGTGACCGACTGGGACGGCAAACTCAACTTGCTCAGAGCCTGCGAACGCGCGGGAGTGAAGCGGTTTGTGTTCCTCTCATTGCTGGGTGCGGAGAAGCATCGTGATGTTCCATTGATGGACATCAAGTACTGCACTGAGAAGCTGCTCCAGGAATCAGACCTCGACTACACCATCCTCCAGGGTGCTGCCTTCATGCAGGGGGTGATCAGTCAGTTCGCCATCCCTGTGCTGGAGAGCCAGACCGTATGGGTGAGCGGTAGTCCCACGCCGATTGCCTACATGAACACTCAGGACATGGCCCGCTTCGCGGTGGCAGCTCTGGATCATTCGGAAACCGTGCGCGGCAGTTTCCCGGTGGTCGGCCCGAAAGCCTGGAACACAGGCGAGGTGGTTCAGCTCTGTGAGCTGGCCTCGGGGAAGTCAGCTCGGGTGTTCCGGGTGCCCCCCGTGCTGATGCGCTTGATGGAAGGCGCCTGCTCCTTCTTCGAGCCTGCGGTGAATGTGGCGGAGCGTTTGGCTTTTGCTGAAGTCACCGGTGGTGGTGGTGCCCTCGACGCACCGATGGAGTCCAGCTACAGCCATTTCGGTATCGATGCTTCGGAGGTGACCGGCCTGGAGGCGTACATCCGGGAGTACTACGACACGATTCTCAAGCGCTTGCGTGCCATGGAGGCGGATCTCGACAGGGACGCCAAGAAAAAGCTGCCGTTCTGA
- the psbC gene encoding photosystem II reaction center protein CP43, translated as METPFNSGLIATGGKDLDSTGYAWWSGNARLINLSGRLLGAHVAHAGLMVFWAGAMMLFEVSHFTFDKPMYEQGLILFPHVATLGYGVGPGGEVTDLYPFFVVGVLHLISSAVLGLGGLYHALRGPEILENYSTFFSQDWRDKNQMTNIIGYHLILLGVGCLLLVFKAMFFGGVYDTWAPGGGDVRLITNPTLDPGVIFGYLFRAPFGGEGWIIGVNSMEDIIGGHIWLGLTLIFGGIWHVITKPFGWVRRAFIWNGEAYLSYSLGALSFMSFIASAYIWFNNTAYPSEFYGPTNAESSQAQSFTFLVRDQRLGANIGSAMGPTGLGKYLMRSPTGEIIFGGETMRFWDFRGPWLEPLRGPNGLSLDKLQNDIQPWQVRRAAEYMTHAPNASINSVGGIITEPNSVNFVNIRQWLAATQFILAFFFLIGHLWHAGRARAAAAGFEKGIDRQAEPTLAMPDLD; from the coding sequence GTGGAAACGCCCTTTAATTCCGGTCTTATCGCCACTGGCGGTAAAGACCTCGACTCCACCGGCTATGCCTGGTGGTCCGGAAACGCCCGTCTCATCAACCTGTCCGGCCGTCTGCTGGGTGCCCACGTGGCCCACGCTGGTCTGATGGTGTTCTGGGCCGGCGCCATGATGCTCTTCGAGGTGAGCCACTTCACCTTCGACAAACCGATGTATGAGCAGGGTCTGATCCTGTTCCCCCACGTCGCCACCCTTGGTTACGGCGTTGGACCTGGTGGTGAGGTCACCGATCTCTACCCCTTCTTCGTGGTCGGTGTTCTTCACCTGATCAGCTCCGCCGTGCTCGGCCTCGGCGGCCTTTATCACGCCCTGCGTGGTCCTGAAATTCTCGAGAACTACTCCACGTTCTTCTCACAGGACTGGCGTGACAAGAATCAGATGACCAACATCATTGGTTATCACCTGATCCTTCTGGGCGTCGGCTGTCTGCTGCTGGTCTTCAAGGCCATGTTCTTCGGCGGCGTCTACGACACCTGGGCCCCCGGTGGTGGTGATGTGCGACTGATCACCAATCCCACTCTGGATCCCGGTGTGATCTTCGGTTATCTGTTCCGCGCCCCCTTCGGCGGCGAAGGCTGGATCATCGGTGTGAATTCCATGGAGGACATCATCGGTGGCCACATCTGGTTGGGTCTGACCCTGATCTTCGGTGGCATCTGGCACGTGATCACCAAGCCTTTCGGCTGGGTGCGTCGCGCCTTCATCTGGAACGGTGAGGCCTACCTGAGCTACAGCCTCGGCGCCCTGAGCTTCATGAGCTTCATCGCCTCGGCTTACATCTGGTTCAACAACACCGCTTATCCCTCGGAGTTCTACGGCCCCACCAATGCCGAGTCCTCCCAGGCCCAGAGCTTCACCTTCCTGGTGCGTGACCAACGCCTCGGCGCCAACATCGGTTCCGCCATGGGCCCCACCGGCCTGGGTAAGTACCTGATGCGCTCCCCCACCGGTGAAATCATCTTCGGCGGCGAAACCATGCGTTTCTGGGACTTCCGTGGTCCCTGGCTGGAGCCCCTGCGTGGGCCCAACGGCCTGAGCCTCGACAAGTTGCAGAATGACATCCAGCCCTGGCAAGTGCGTCGTGCCGCTGAGTACATGACCCACGCTCCCAACGCGTCGATCAACTCCGTAGGCGGCATCATCACCGAGCCCAACTCGGTGAACTTCGTGAACATCCGCCAATGGCTGGCTGCCACGCAGTTCATCCTGGCCTTCTTCTTCCTGATCGGTCATCTCTGGCATGCGGGCCGCGCCCGTGCTGCTGCTGCCGGTTTCGAAAAAGGCATCGATCGTCAGGCCGAGCCCACCCTGGCGATGCCCGACCTCGACTGA
- the petM gene encoding cytochrome b6-f complex subunit PetM, with protein MASEIFGIAAVFWVLIPVGLAGGALLLKLQKD; from the coding sequence ATGGCTTCGGAGATTTTCGGCATTGCAGCGGTGTTCTGGGTGCTGATTCCTGTGGGTCTGGCCGGTGGTGCCCTCCTCTTGAAGCTGCAGAAGGACTGA
- a CDS encoding N2,N2-dimethylguanosine tRNA methyltransferase, with translation MVAGTRLDSRDLHYREGAACLQTGSGFFRPESRPSRDLSVLLAAHQASRAQGPQHWLDLMAGCGIRGLRWGLEGAPQSPHPLALWLNDADPERMDLLQANLKPLSGLAGVDLTFSQQPAERLLRQAYLDQRRFDLIDLDAFGCPNGLLQSALSVLRFGGVLILASTDGRSPTGHDRVAAVRRFAAAARAHPSSWELALRLQLAALAREAWMLGRGLEPLACFSDGRTFRLAVRLHRRIGADEEGSLGLLARCEHCGDQAVQPVLKLSGWRACACRADSGRWAVSGPLWLGPLQSPALLQELLNLSEAMPHTMALPSRRLLERLQGDPGLPVCCWSTDELAQRLGLAGPPPLHRLVQALQSEGYWAGVSGVMAGQLRTDAPWKVLLQRCADLA, from the coding sequence GTGGTTGCAGGCACGCGGCTGGACTCCCGGGATCTTCACTATCGCGAAGGCGCTGCCTGTTTGCAGACGGGATCGGGTTTCTTCCGCCCTGAGTCGCGTCCATCCAGGGACCTGTCTGTTCTGCTGGCTGCCCATCAGGCCTCCAGGGCCCAGGGGCCCCAGCACTGGCTGGATCTGATGGCCGGTTGCGGCATCCGTGGCCTGCGCTGGGGGTTGGAAGGCGCGCCCCAGTCACCGCACCCGCTGGCGCTCTGGCTGAATGATGCCGATCCCGAGCGGATGGATCTTCTCCAGGCCAATCTCAAGCCTCTGTCTGGCCTCGCCGGCGTGGACCTCACGTTTAGTCAACAGCCTGCAGAACGTCTGCTGCGGCAGGCCTATCTCGATCAGCGCCGCTTCGACCTGATCGATCTTGATGCTTTTGGTTGCCCGAACGGGCTGTTGCAGTCGGCGCTTTCGGTGCTGCGCTTCGGAGGGGTGTTGATCCTGGCCAGCACCGACGGTCGCTCGCCCACAGGCCATGACCGGGTGGCCGCTGTGCGGCGGTTTGCTGCGGCGGCACGGGCCCATCCATCCAGCTGGGAGCTGGCCTTGCGGCTTCAGCTTGCGGCTTTGGCGCGGGAGGCCTGGATGTTGGGCCGAGGGCTTGAACCGCTGGCTTGCTTTAGCGATGGGCGAACCTTCCGCTTGGCCGTGCGCCTGCACAGGCGTATTGGCGCTGATGAGGAAGGCAGTCTGGGCCTCCTCGCCCGCTGTGAACACTGCGGTGATCAAGCCGTTCAGCCTGTGCTGAAGCTCAGCGGCTGGCGGGCCTGTGCCTGCCGGGCTGATTCGGGGCGCTGGGCGGTGTCGGGCCCGCTCTGGCTGGGTCCATTGCAGTCCCCGGCGCTGTTGCAGGAGCTGCTCAACCTGAGTGAAGCCATGCCGCACACCATGGCGCTTCCCAGTCGGCGTCTGCTCGAACGCTTGCAGGGGGATCCGGGGTTGCCGGTGTGTTGCTGGTCCACCGATGAACTGGCGCAACGCCTTGGGCTTGCCGGCCCGCCTCCTCTGCACAGGCTTGTGCAGGCGCTGCAAAGCGAGGGCTATTGGGCCGGCGTCAGTGGCGTGATGGCCGGGCAGCTGCGCACGGATGCGCCATGGAAGGTGTTGTTACAACGGTGTGCCGATCTGGCCTGA
- a CDS encoding nucleotidyltransferase family protein, giving the protein MNSPPELQEKAEKLVVQHRESSLWLFGSLARGDWDAYSDVDMLAIAATPADAETLADAVLSHLLADDVLALSSANWDRLRCSQDPYWQAIGRDVRILAKG; this is encoded by the coding sequence TTGAACAGCCCCCCGGAACTGCAGGAGAAAGCGGAGAAACTGGTCGTTCAACACCGGGAAAGCAGCCTGTGGCTGTTTGGCTCCCTGGCGAGGGGAGACTGGGATGCGTACTCTGATGTCGACATGCTCGCCATCGCAGCCACTCCTGCGGATGCCGAAACCTTGGCCGATGCAGTGTTGAGCCATCTACTTGCCGACGATGTGCTGGCTCTCAGCTCAGCGAATTGGGATCGTCTTCGTTGCAGCCAGGATCCCTATTGGCAAGCGATCGGCCGCGATGTCCGAATCCTGGCGAAAGGATGA
- a CDS encoding Npun_F0494 family protein has protein sequence MRVIAQDPSELTQHAQRRARQAVRCLPFRRGFYRLLDESAQSSKELANRPDWHVNTTQRLGAGETETLLIWLIQLGVLRREVDGQGLTERVRITPLGRDVLADWPEEIPAAGPLSRVMHWCRRRRPRW, from the coding sequence ATGCGCGTGATCGCCCAGGACCCCAGCGAACTCACCCAGCACGCCCAGCGGCGGGCCCGCCAGGCCGTGCGCTGCCTGCCGTTCCGGCGCGGCTTCTACCGGCTCCTGGACGAGAGCGCCCAAAGCAGCAAGGAGCTGGCCAACCGACCCGACTGGCATGTGAACACAACGCAGCGGCTGGGAGCAGGAGAAACCGAAACGTTGCTCATCTGGCTGATCCAACTGGGCGTTCTGCGGCGTGAAGTGGATGGTCAGGGGCTCACCGAGCGGGTGAGAATCACACCGCTGGGCCGGGATGTTCTGGCTGACTGGCCCGAGGAGATTCCTGCTGCCGGCCCGCTGAGTCGGGTGATGCACTGGTGCCGGCGTCGCCGCCCGCGCTGGTGA
- a CDS encoding peptidylprolyl isomerase codes for MCHRSLFQRSLRALITLALCIPLLVSCASTTTASVPDGCEQASSPCLQGKASVAMETSRGMITLELDGDAAPVTAGNFVDLVKRGTYNGTVFHRVVRDPVPFVVQGGDPASSNPQTPKAQYGTGSFIDPESGQARFIPLELAFEGEDQPRYGRVVSNPSELLKLKLSHARGALAMARSQSPDSASAQFYIALKPLPELDGRYAVFGRVTEGMEVVDAIRQDDKIIKATLLTPGL; via the coding sequence ATGTGCCACCGCTCACTGTTCCAGCGTTCCTTGCGCGCCCTGATCACTCTTGCGCTCTGCATTCCCCTGCTTGTGAGCTGTGCCTCCACCACCACAGCCTCCGTGCCGGATGGCTGTGAGCAGGCCTCGAGTCCCTGTCTTCAGGGCAAGGCCAGCGTTGCCATGGAGACAAGCCGCGGAATGATCACCCTTGAGCTGGATGGTGATGCGGCTCCGGTCACGGCCGGCAATTTCGTGGATCTCGTGAAGCGCGGCACCTACAACGGCACCGTGTTCCATCGCGTTGTGAGGGATCCCGTTCCCTTCGTGGTGCAGGGGGGCGATCCTGCTTCAAGCAATCCCCAAACGCCCAAGGCTCAATACGGCACTGGCAGCTTCATCGATCCTGAGAGTGGCCAAGCCAGGTTCATTCCCCTGGAGCTGGCGTTTGAGGGTGAGGATCAACCCCGTTACGGGCGGGTGGTGAGCAACCCCAGCGAACTGCTGAAGCTGAAGCTCAGCCATGCGCGCGGCGCCCTGGCCATGGCCCGATCCCAGTCACCGGATTCCGCCAGCGCGCAGTTCTACATCGCCTTGAAGCCCCTGCCGGAATTGGATGGTCGCTACGCCGTCTTCGGCCGTGTCACCGAGGGCATGGAGGTGGTGGATGCCATCCGTCAGGACGACAAAATCATCAAAGCCACCCTGCTCACGCCTGGGCTCTGA
- a CDS encoding alpha/beta fold hydrolase: MPATTLQPASTGADWGDAATWTWQGFQCHWRVLGATSAPAVVLLHGFGASSSHWRHNAGPLAQAGYRVFGLDLIGFGRSDQPGLGRRTALDNRLWGRQLAAFLEQVVQSPAVLVGNSLGGLTALTTAVLAPQLVAAVAAAPLPDPALLNPVAARQKRGQRQLRRSIVTVLCRLLPLELVVPLISRTPLIKAGLQGAYHRPIGMDRELERLIAQPARRATAPRALRAMSVGMALRPRGATAPALLQRLRQSPQPPPVLLLWGRQDRFVPLLIGERVQNEHPWIELKVVENSGHCPHDETPERFHQELLHWLDRNLGHEHASGIEQQA; this comes from the coding sequence GTGCCTGCAACCACCCTCCAGCCTGCCTCCACCGGTGCTGACTGGGGCGATGCGGCCACCTGGACATGGCAGGGATTCCAATGCCACTGGCGGGTTCTTGGAGCCACAAGCGCTCCCGCCGTGGTGCTGTTGCACGGCTTTGGTGCCAGCAGCAGCCACTGGCGCCATAACGCCGGTCCACTGGCACAGGCTGGATACCGGGTCTTTGGCTTGGATCTGATTGGCTTCGGTCGTTCTGATCAGCCCGGTCTTGGGCGCCGGACAGCGCTCGACAACAGGTTATGGGGCCGGCAACTGGCTGCCTTTCTCGAACAGGTAGTGCAATCACCGGCGGTGCTGGTGGGCAATTCCCTGGGAGGTCTGACAGCCCTTACCACCGCAGTGCTGGCCCCCCAGCTTGTGGCCGCAGTGGCGGCCGCCCCCCTGCCGGACCCGGCCCTGTTGAACCCTGTCGCAGCGCGCCAGAAACGAGGGCAGAGGCAACTCAGGCGCTCAATCGTGACGGTGCTGTGCAGGCTGCTGCCACTTGAGCTGGTGGTGCCGCTGATCAGTCGAACGCCGCTGATCAAGGCAGGGCTCCAGGGGGCCTACCACCGGCCCATCGGCATGGACCGGGAACTGGAGCGCCTGATCGCCCAGCCGGCACGACGGGCCACGGCACCGAGGGCGCTGCGGGCAATGAGCGTCGGCATGGCCCTGCGTCCGAGAGGCGCCACGGCTCCGGCTCTGCTGCAGCGGCTGCGCCAGAGCCCCCAGCCCCCACCGGTGCTGTTGCTCTGGGGGCGTCAAGATCGCTTCGTGCCGTTGCTCATCGGTGAACGTGTGCAAAACGAACACCCGTGGATCGAGCTCAAGGTGGTGGAGAACAGCGGCCACTGCCCCCATGACGAAACCCCCGAACGGTTTCATCAAGAGCTGCTGCACTGGCTGGACCGTAATTTGGGACACGAACACGCATCCGGGATCGAGCAACAGGCATGA
- a CDS encoding mechanosensitive ion channel family protein, which produces MLRCFRRSFKAVLVALLAVVLSMAIPSMAAPSSGPSGFGVPGFNVDVLNRTLPERGLSVGKYELAKVNILGVPAITVSSSVLNSDGGSPAARQRAAVIEGNLRLLYDPNQLCGQGERLSEWLLDSVLGGETNVCTAGLGPGMAMSNGLVRLEIVSDGKGNQVLEARLPDRKRAFPLLSVTEADAEINGVTTEQLARRWRMILESRINHARSTLRPRQLAQRWRITLVVELLLLGMIAVSLLAWRGLRRRVSRLQRRRFTEGYRVPSLEVHLHLTHTVTRVLMVWILFLLVMMVGLGVMAVPGQIPLALELLLQPSFALIKAGVVTLVGLLLRALSTFLLHQWADNVDVVVQERARRDQRYRSLLRVSHRLIDVSCLLVAGLWVLIDVPGVRTASISILVAGGALLGALAFVFQGLLRDFVAGMLVLIEDRYAIGDWIEIDGVEGEVVDVGLFSTQIRCLDQRVDTLDNSTIRQLRNHTKLRSGSLVTFVVSHRQSSIDQAITLIRDEIDLFVNDSDWNHRLLGEPVLRGVRRVTPLGTHLEVLLITKAGGQWVSEREFQLRVLRRFEAEGVVLADGLELTRLT; this is translated from the coding sequence TTGTTGCGCTGCTTTCGCCGATCCTTCAAAGCAGTGCTGGTGGCGTTGCTGGCTGTGGTGTTGTCCATGGCCATTCCCTCTATGGCAGCGCCCTCCAGCGGACCATCAGGCTTCGGGGTTCCTGGTTTCAATGTCGATGTCCTCAATCGCACCCTGCCGGAACGGGGGCTTTCCGTTGGCAAGTACGAACTGGCCAAGGTCAACATCCTCGGAGTTCCGGCCATCACCGTGTCGAGTTCGGTGCTCAACAGTGATGGTGGATCGCCAGCGGCCCGGCAACGCGCTGCCGTGATCGAAGGCAACCTGCGCCTTCTCTACGACCCCAACCAGCTCTGCGGGCAAGGAGAACGCTTGAGCGAATGGCTGCTCGACAGCGTGTTGGGCGGCGAGACCAACGTCTGCACCGCCGGCCTCGGTCCGGGTATGGCGATGAGTAATGGTTTGGTCAGGCTTGAGATCGTCTCCGATGGCAAAGGCAATCAGGTGCTTGAAGCGCGGCTACCTGATCGCAAGCGCGCCTTCCCGTTGCTGTCGGTCACGGAAGCCGACGCGGAGATCAACGGCGTCACCACCGAGCAGCTGGCCAGGCGCTGGCGCATGATCCTGGAGAGCAGGATCAACCATGCGCGCTCGACCCTCCGGCCGAGACAACTGGCCCAGCGCTGGCGAATCACCCTCGTGGTGGAGCTCCTCCTTCTCGGGATGATTGCGGTGTCGCTGTTGGCCTGGAGAGGGTTGCGGCGCAGGGTGTCGCGCCTGCAGCGCCGTCGCTTCACGGAGGGCTATCGGGTGCCTTCTCTGGAGGTGCACCTGCATCTCACCCACACCGTCACCCGGGTGCTGATGGTGTGGATTCTGTTTCTGCTGGTGATGATGGTGGGCCTCGGCGTGATGGCTGTGCCCGGGCAGATCCCACTGGCGCTCGAGCTGCTGCTGCAACCCTCGTTCGCTTTGATCAAGGCGGGAGTGGTCACATTGGTGGGCTTGCTGTTGCGGGCGCTCAGCACGTTTCTGCTGCACCAATGGGCCGACAATGTGGACGTGGTCGTCCAGGAAAGGGCGCGTCGGGATCAGCGCTACCGCAGCCTGCTGCGGGTGAGTCATCGACTGATCGATGTGTCTTGTCTGCTGGTGGCGGGGCTTTGGGTGTTGATCGATGTCCCTGGCGTACGCACCGCTTCCATTTCCATCCTTGTTGCAGGTGGTGCCTTGTTGGGTGCCCTGGCCTTTGTGTTCCAGGGGTTATTGCGCGACTTTGTCGCCGGGATGCTGGTGCTGATTGAGGATCGCTATGCCATCGGCGACTGGATTGAGATTGATGGCGTGGAAGGGGAGGTGGTGGATGTGGGGTTGTTCAGCACCCAGATCCGCTGCCTGGATCAGCGGGTCGACACGCTTGATAACAGCACGATCCGCCAGCTGCGTAACCACACGAAATTGCGATCAGGCAGTTTGGTCACCTTTGTGGTGTCTCACCGCCAGAGCTCCATTGATCAGGCCATCACCCTGATCCGCGATGAGATCGATCTGTTCGTGAATGACAGCGATTGGAATCACCGTTTGCTCGGGGAACCCGTGTTGCGGGGGGTGCGCCGGGTCACTCCGCTGGGCACCCATCTGGAGGTGCTGCTGATTACCAAAGCGGGTGGGCAATGGGTGAGCGAACGCGAATTCCAGCTGCGTGTGCTGCGCCGCTTTGAAGCGGAAGGCGTGGTGCTGGCCGATGGATTGGAGTTAACGCGGCTTACTTGA
- a CDS encoding nucleoside triphosphate pyrophosphatase: MLLLASASPARRRLLEQACIPHRVQVSGVDEDGIHHPQPADLVCLLAEAKAAAVHAQLTDPTIHAVLGCDSVLAFEGEVFGKPADALEAKARWQRMRGHWGDLHTGHFLIATSQAIAISSQCQSVTTRVLFADLSDAEIDAYVSSGEPLQCAGGFALEGRGGCVVERLDGCFSNVIGLSLPLLRQWLPQES; this comes from the coding sequence ATGCTTCTGCTGGCTTCCGCGTCCCCGGCCCGCCGTCGTCTGCTCGAGCAGGCCTGCATCCCCCATCGGGTTCAGGTGAGTGGGGTGGATGAAGACGGCATTCACCATCCCCAGCCAGCGGATCTCGTGTGCCTGTTGGCTGAGGCCAAGGCCGCAGCGGTGCATGCCCAGCTGACGGATCCAACGATCCATGCCGTGTTGGGGTGTGACTCCGTGCTGGCGTTTGAAGGTGAGGTGTTCGGCAAACCCGCCGATGCTTTGGAAGCCAAAGCCCGGTGGCAACGGATGCGGGGCCATTGGGGCGACTTGCATACCGGGCACTTTCTGATCGCGACGTCGCAAGCGATCGCGATCTCCAGCCAATGCCAATCCGTCACTACGCGGGTGTTGTTTGCCGATCTGAGTGATGCGGAGATCGACGCCTACGTGAGCAGTGGTGAGCCGTTGCAATGCGCCGGAGGATTTGCGTTGGAAGGGCGTGGCGGGTGTGTCGTTGAGCGCCTTGATGGCTGCTTTTCGAACGTAATCGGATTGAGCTTGCCGCTCCTGCGGCAGTGGTTACCGCAGGAATCTTGA
- a CDS encoding photosystem I assembly protein Ycf4 translates to MAAELLEQPVLGSRRLSNVLVAAMVTIGGVGFLFASLSSYLGRDLLPLGHPAGLVFVPQGLVMGLYSIAAALLATYLWAVIAIDVGSGSNRFDKQAGVITISRRGFRKPISVEIPLKDVQAVKVEVRDGFNTRRRVSLRVQGRRDMPLTRVGEPLPLAQLEQDGAELARFLGVNLEGL, encoded by the coding sequence ATGGCCGCTGAACTGCTCGAACAGCCGGTGCTGGGATCGCGCCGTCTTTCCAACGTATTGGTTGCTGCGATGGTCACCATCGGCGGCGTGGGCTTTCTGTTTGCGTCCCTCTCCAGCTATCTCGGTCGGGACTTGCTGCCCCTTGGGCATCCGGCAGGGTTGGTGTTCGTCCCTCAGGGACTGGTGATGGGCCTGTACAGCATTGCTGCAGCCCTTCTGGCCACGTACCTCTGGGCGGTGATCGCCATCGATGTGGGATCGGGTTCCAACCGCTTCGATAAGCAGGCGGGTGTGATCACCATCTCCCGCCGCGGGTTCCGCAAGCCGATCAGCGTTGAGATTCCTCTGAAGGATGTTCAGGCTGTGAAGGTGGAAGTGCGCGATGGCTTCAATACGCGCAGGCGCGTGTCGTTGCGCGTTCAGGGTCGGCGAGACATGCCGCTTACCCGCGTGGGTGAACCCCTTCCTCTCGCCCAGCTGGAGCAGGATGGAGCCGAACTCGCTCGGTTTCTGGGCGTGAATCTCGAGGGACTTTGA
- the psbD gene encoding photosystem II D2 protein (photosystem q(a) protein), with translation MTIAVGRAPQRGWFDVLDDWLKRDRFVFVGWSGILLFPTAYLAIGGWLTGTTFVTSWYTHGIASSYLEGCNFLTAAVSTPADAMGHSLLLLWGPEAQGDFVRWCQLGGLWAFVALHGAFALIGFMLRQFEIARLVGIRPYNAIAFSGPIAVFVSVFLMYPLGQSSWFFAPSFGVAAIFRFLLFLQGFHNWTLNPFHMMGVAGILGGALLCAIHGATVENTLFEDGEQANTFKAFEPTQEEETYSMVTANRFWSQIFGIAFSNKRWLHFFMLFVPVMGLWTSSIGIIGLALNLRAYDFVSQEIRAAEDPEFETFYTKNILLNEGLRAWMAPADQPHENFVFPEEVLPRGNAL, from the coding sequence ATGACGATCGCTGTAGGACGCGCGCCACAGCGGGGATGGTTCGACGTCCTCGATGACTGGCTCAAGCGCGACCGCTTCGTTTTTGTCGGCTGGTCCGGCATTCTTCTCTTTCCAACGGCCTATTTGGCCATCGGTGGCTGGCTCACCGGCACCACCTTTGTTACCTCCTGGTACACCCACGGCATTGCCTCCTCGTACCTGGAAGGTTGCAACTTCCTCACCGCTGCTGTGTCCACCCCCGCTGATGCGATGGGTCACAGCCTGCTTCTGCTCTGGGGCCCTGAGGCCCAAGGCGACTTCGTTCGCTGGTGCCAGCTCGGCGGCCTCTGGGCCTTCGTGGCCCTGCACGGCGCCTTCGCACTGATCGGCTTCATGCTGCGTCAGTTCGAGATCGCTCGTCTGGTGGGCATCCGCCCTTACAACGCCATCGCCTTCTCCGGTCCGATTGCGGTGTTCGTCAGCGTCTTCCTGATGTACCCCCTCGGCCAGAGCAGCTGGTTCTTCGCGCCCTCCTTCGGTGTGGCTGCGATCTTCCGCTTCCTCCTCTTCCTTCAGGGCTTCCATAACTGGACCTTGAACCCCTTCCACATGATGGGCGTGGCCGGCATCCTCGGCGGCGCACTGCTCTGCGCCATTCACGGCGCAACCGTGGAAAACACCCTGTTTGAGGACGGCGAGCAGGCCAATACTTTCAAGGCGTTCGAGCCCACTCAGGAAGAAGAGACCTATTCAATGGTCACCGCCAACCGCTTCTGGAGCCAGATCTTCGGGATCGCGTTCTCCAACAAGCGCTGGCTGCACTTCTTCATGCTGTTCGTGCCTGTGATGGGCCTGTGGACCAGTTCCATCGGCATCATCGGCCTGGCCCTCAACCTGCGCGCCTACGACTTCGTGTCGCAGGAGATCCGCGCTGCAGAAGATCCCGAATTCGAGACCTTCTACACCAAGAACATCCTTCTCAATGAAGGTCTGCGTGCCTGGATGGCACCGGCTGACCAGCCGCACGAAAACTTCGTCTTCCCTGAAGAGGTTCTGCCCCGTGGAAACGCCCTTTAA